Below is a genomic region from Fibrobacter sp..
GCGAACTGCACCGCGACATCAAGTTGCGCCAGAAGCAGAAGAAGAACGTGGAGAGCATCGAGTCCAAGAACATCGTTATCCGCCACAACTACACCGAGTCCATGGACCTGATGTTCAAGTGCTGCCTCGAAGGATGCAACGAACTGTTCCCCATCAAGATTTACCCGAAGCAGACCGTCTACCCGCGTTTCTGCAAGGAACACACGAACGACTTCAAGCGCGAGAACTTCATCCGCATCATGCAGAAGAAGAACTCCGACTAGTTTTTTCGCGAAATTAGCGGTTTTTGAAACTTTTTTACTGCCATCCCTTGAAATTTGGGATGGCTTTTTTATATTTGGGCACGCTACATGGTGGATGTAGCTCAATTGGTTAGAGTCCCAGATTGTGATTCTGGATGTTGCCGGTTCGAGTCCGGTCATCCACCCGAAAAATCCCGCGATTATTCGCGGGATTTTTTTATCCAAGTTTTTCGCGGGATTCCTTCCATTTTTTTTCGCGAGGATTTTTTTCATTGATTTTTACAAGGGGGGACGTCTCCCCCTCGGCAGCACTGCGTTGCCGCCTACCCCCACTGCGGGCGCTCGCCGCCCCGCAACGCCCCGGCTAGTTTTGCGCTGCACTCGCCTCATTGCCAGGGGACTTCTACGGAGTCCCTTGCTAATCTTGGCACTACTCCGTAGTGCAGACTGCTGCGCACGGCTTATTCATACCTCATGCAACGGACAGAGAACCCATGGTCCTTAGCGGCGTAGTCGAACGGGCTGATTCCGTCACTCCTCACAAGCATGTAATCTGCGTATATCTCGAAATCTTCCTGGGACGAGCTCCAAAAGCACGCTTCGAAGCCCTCATTCGTGAAGCTAGAATCAAGGAATCTATTGCGTGTAAAATCGCGGTTTCTGTAATAATCGCGGATTCTGTAGCCAGCAGGCAACACAGCAAAGGAATAAGTGTCCCTTCCGTTTGCGCTAGCAATCGTGTCCACTGGACACGAAGTGCCATCTAGGGCATCATCGTCACACCATTCGTACCAGCCGCTAGTGGACCTGAGCGCCTCACTCGCCGTTGAACCGCCAACAGCTTCATAAAGTGCATACCACTCATCTAGAGAAGGCAGATGCCAGCCATCGGGGCAAACGCCCCGAACAGGGCCGTAACCCCTGTTGCATTTTACGCCATAGCCACAGCCCTTAGCTTTTGTAGACCATATTCCCGCACTGTCCATTGCGGCGCTCCATAGATATAAGCGACCATATTTCTCACAATAACTAGCACTATCATTATAGCAGAAACTGGAGGAATCTAATCCCTCAGTGGGTTGCAAATAGGCGTAGTTCAAATTCTCTGCCATCCAAATTTGTTCACCGATTTTTACAATCTTGTATGTTTGCCCGTCACGCCCATCAGTCATAGTTCCTGTAACTCCATCTTCAAAGAAACTGATACTCGACGCATCACTTGAAAACGACTCCGCAGAGCTACTACTTGACTTGG
It encodes:
- a CDS encoding fibrobacter succinogenes major paralogous domain-containing protein, which encodes MKRVLAICAVSAFLFAACGDDDSSGFTTRPDEDSSLSVCEDCDDSSSSSSVTPQSSESETSVSSSSAKSSSSKNGDAKSSSSSAESFSSDASSISFFEDGVTGTMTDGRDGQTYKIVKIGEQIWMAENLNYAYLQPTEGLDSSSFCYNDSASYCEKYGRLYLWSAAMDSAGIWSTKAKGCGYGVKCNRGYGPVRGVCPDGWHLPSLDEWYALYEAVGGSTASEALRSTSGWYEWCDDDALDGTSCPVDTIASANGRDTYSFAVLPAGYRIRDYYRNRDFTRNRFLDSSFTNEGFEACFWSSSQEDFEIYADYMLVRSDGISPFDYAAKDHGFSVRCMRYE